A genomic segment from Arcobacter acticola encodes:
- a CDS encoding SufE family protein, whose product MNIIEKRVNDIKEDLDFFEDELQKYEYIIDLGKKLEAFDEKDKVAENIVHGCTSQVWLTHEIKDGKMYFHGTSDAIIVKGLVYMILQIFSDSTIEELKQIDMDIVHELKLSEVITPNRQSGVIGMMKKIKEYAINA is encoded by the coding sequence TTGAATATTATAGAAAAAAGAGTAAATGATATAAAAGAAGACTTAGATTTTTTTGAAGATGAATTACAAAAATATGAATATATTATTGATTTAGGTAAAAAATTAGAAGCATTTGATGAAAAAGATAAAGTAGCAGAAAATATAGTTCATGGTTGCACATCACAAGTTTGGCTAACCCATGAAATAAAAGATGGAAAGATGTATTTTCATGGAACTAGTGATGCAATAATCGTTAAAGGTTTAGTTTATATGATTTTACAAATCTTCTCTGATTCTACTATTGAAGAATTAAAGCAAATTGATATGGATATAGTTCATGAACTAAAATTAAGTGAAGTTATTACTCCAAATAGACAAAGTGGAGTAATTGGAATGATGAAAAAAATAAAAGAATATGCAATAAACGCATAA
- a CDS encoding acetyl-CoA carboxylase biotin carboxylase subunit yields the protein MKKISKVLIANRGEIALRIIRACKELEINSVAIFSEVDVEGIWVRKADECYPIMGDPIKAYLDYSVIISIAKKAGCDAIHPGYGFLSENADFAQACQDNGIIFIGPKPEHIELFGDKMASKVAMKKVGVPVLEGTNEPVKDIHEGEKIAREIGFPVIIKAAFGGGGRGMRIVKLEKDFKDMYESATNESMKYFGRDEVFIEKYVENPRHIEIQIIADKYGNVLHLGERDCSIQRRHQKVIEIAPSPRLNNETRKELYRIATKAMFKLGYESVGTVEFLVDEQNNIYFIEMNTRVQVEHPVTETITGVDIIQRMIEIAEGDKLQFLQEEVQFRGYAIEFRINAENPQKNFMPGTGTVSKYLTPGGPGVRIDTSIYSGYKVPANYDSMIGKLIVWSLTWEGAVKKAKRALDEFYIEGFPTNIPLHREIVRDADFIAGTFNTSYLDKKMDIFKLHSEDNMKKEEEKIANIVKLMETINNNKIKVKH from the coding sequence ATGAAAAAAATTTCTAAAGTACTTATTGCAAACCGTGGAGAAATCGCTCTTAGAATTATAAGAGCATGTAAAGAACTTGAGATAAATAGTGTTGCTATTTTCTCTGAAGTTGATGTTGAGGGTATTTGGGTTAGAAAAGCGGATGAATGTTATCCAATTATGGGAGATCCAATTAAAGCCTATTTAGATTATAGTGTAATTATTTCAATTGCAAAAAAAGCTGGATGTGATGCTATTCACCCAGGTTATGGATTTTTAAGTGAAAATGCTGATTTTGCACAAGCATGTCAAGATAATGGAATCATATTTATTGGTCCAAAACCTGAGCATATTGAACTTTTTGGTGATAAAATGGCTTCAAAAGTAGCTATGAAAAAAGTTGGAGTTCCAGTTCTTGAAGGAACTAATGAACCTGTTAAAGATATTCATGAAGGTGAAAAAATAGCTAGAGAAATTGGGTTTCCAGTTATCATCAAAGCTGCATTTGGTGGCGGTGGAAGAGGAATGAGAATTGTAAAACTTGAAAAAGATTTCAAAGATATGTATGAAAGTGCAACAAATGAATCTATGAAATATTTTGGTAGAGATGAAGTTTTCATTGAAAAATATGTTGAAAATCCAAGACATATAGAAATTCAAATTATTGCGGATAAGTATGGAAATGTTCTTCACTTAGGAGAAAGAGATTGTTCTATTCAAAGAAGACATCAAAAAGTTATTGAAATAGCTCCAAGTCCAAGACTTAATAATGAAACAAGAAAAGAGCTTTATAGAATTGCAACAAAAGCTATGTTCAAATTAGGATATGAAAGTGTTGGAACTGTTGAGTTTTTAGTTGATGAGCAAAATAATATTTACTTTATTGAAATGAATACAAGAGTTCAAGTTGAGCATCCTGTAACTGAAACTATCACAGGTGTTGATATTATTCAAAGAATGATAGAAATAGCTGAAGGTGATAAATTACAATTCTTACAAGAAGAAGTACAATTTAGAGGTTATGCAATTGAGTTTAGAATAAATGCTGAAAATCCACAAAAAAACTTTATGCCAGGAACTGGAACAGTTAGCAAATACTTAACGCCAGGTGGTCCAGGTGTTAGAATAGATACAAGTATTTATTCAGGATATAAAGTTCCTGCAAACTATGACTCAATGATTGGAAAACTAATCGTTTGGTCTTTAACTTGGGAAGGTGCTGTTAAAAAAGCGAAAAGAGCTTTAGATGAGTTTTATATCGAAGGTTTCCCTACAAATATTCCTCTTCATAGAGAAATAGTAAGAGATGCTGATTTTATAGCTGGAACTTTTAATACTAGTTATTTAGATAAAAAAATGGACATATTTAAATTACATAGTGAAGATAATATGAAAAAAGAAGAAGAAAAAATAGCTAATATTGTTAAACTTATGGAAACTATTAATAATAATAAAATAAAAGTAAAACACTAA
- a CDS encoding metal-sulfur cluster assembly factor: METTFDLKDIEEKVIVNLKNVFDPEIPTNIYDLGLIYNIEFDINSNYLYCTITMTLTSPTCPVAESLLEQVKYVALAVDEIDEAFVKLVFNPPWDPSMMSEDAREVMGASGAAMAF, from the coding sequence ATGGAAACAACTTTTGATTTAAAAGATATAGAAGAAAAAGTAATAGTAAATTTAAAAAATGTATTCGATCCTGAAATACCAACAAATATTTATGACCTAGGATTGATTTATAATATAGAGTTTGATATAAACAGCAATTACTTATATTGTACTATAACTATGACTCTTACAAGCCCAACATGCCCAGTAGCAGAAAGCTTACTAGAGCAAGTAAAATATGTAGCATTAGCTGTTGATGAAATAGATGAAGCTTTTGTAAAACTAGTTTTTAACCCACCTTGGGATCCATCTATGATGAGTGAAGACGCAAGAGAAGTAATGGGAGCAAGTGGAGCAGCTATGGCTTTTTAA